A region from the Leopardus geoffroyi isolate Oge1 chromosome E3, O.geoffroyi_Oge1_pat1.0, whole genome shotgun sequence genome encodes:
- the LAMTOR4 gene encoding ragulator complex protein LAMTOR4 isoform X2, translating to MTSALTQGLERIPDQLGYLVLSEGAVLASSGDLENDEQAASAISELVSTACGFRLHHSTNIPFKRLSVVFGEHTLLVTVSGQRVFVVKRQNRGREPVDV from the exons ATG ACTTCTGCACTGACCCAGGGGCTGGAGAGAATCCCAGACCAGCTCGGCTACCTGGTTTTGAGTGAAGGCGCAGTGCTGGCG TCATCTGGGGATCTAGAGAATGACGAGCAGGCAGCCAGTGCTATCTCTGAGCTGGTCAGCACGGCCTGTGGGTTCCGGTTGCACCACAGCACGAACATACCCTTCAAGCGCCTATCGG TGGTCTTTGGAGAACACACGCTGCTGGTGACCGTGTCAGGACAGAGGGTATTTGTGGTGAAGAGGCAGAACCGAGGCCGGGAGCCTGTTGACGTCTGA
- the LAMTOR4 gene encoding ragulator complex protein LAMTOR4 isoform X4, protein MSSGDLENDEQAASAISELVSTACGFRLHHSTNIPFKRLSVVFGEHTLLVTVSGQRVFVVKRQNRGREPVDV, encoded by the exons ATG TCATCTGGGGATCTAGAGAATGACGAGCAGGCAGCCAGTGCTATCTCTGAGCTGGTCAGCACGGCCTGTGGGTTCCGGTTGCACCACAGCACGAACATACCCTTCAAGCGCCTATCGG TGGTCTTTGGAGAACACACGCTGCTGGTGACCGTGTCAGGACAGAGGGTATTTGTGGTGAAGAGGCAGAACCGAGGCCGGGAGCCTGTTGACGTCTGA
- the LAMTOR4 gene encoding ragulator complex protein LAMTOR4 isoform X3: MGRADGAAEAKGAQGQRTSALTQGLERIPDQLGYLVLSEGAVLASSGDLENDEQAASAISELVSTACGFRLHHSTNIPFKRLSGVSPLQWSLENTRCW, from the exons ATGGGGCGGGCCGATGGGGCTGCTGAGGCCAAGGGAGCCCAGGGTCAGAGG ACTTCTGCACTGACCCAGGGGCTGGAGAGAATCCCAGACCAGCTCGGCTACCTGGTTTTGAGTGAAGGCGCAGTGCTGGCG TCATCTGGGGATCTAGAGAATGACGAGCAGGCAGCCAGTGCTATCTCTGAGCTGGTCAGCACGGCCTGTGGGTTCCGGTTGCACCACAGCACGAACATACCCTTCAAGCGCCTATCGG GTGTGTCTCCTCTCCAGTGGTCTTTGGAGAACACACGCTGCTGGTGA
- the LAMTOR4 gene encoding ragulator complex protein LAMTOR4 isoform X1, whose amino-acid sequence MGRADGAAEAKGAQGQRTSALTQGLERIPDQLGYLVLSEGAVLASSGDLENDEQAASAISELVSTACGFRLHHSTNIPFKRLSVVFGEHTLLVTVSGQRVFVVKRQNRGREPVDV is encoded by the exons ATGGGGCGGGCCGATGGGGCTGCTGAGGCCAAGGGAGCCCAGGGTCAGAGG ACTTCTGCACTGACCCAGGGGCTGGAGAGAATCCCAGACCAGCTCGGCTACCTGGTTTTGAGTGAAGGCGCAGTGCTGGCG TCATCTGGGGATCTAGAGAATGACGAGCAGGCAGCCAGTGCTATCTCTGAGCTGGTCAGCACGGCCTGTGGGTTCCGGTTGCACCACAGCACGAACATACCCTTCAAGCGCCTATCGG TGGTCTTTGGAGAACACACGCTGCTGGTGACCGTGTCAGGACAGAGGGTATTTGTGGTGAAGAGGCAGAACCGAGGCCGGGAGCCTGTTGACGTCTGA